A region from the Mya arenaria isolate MELC-2E11 chromosome 2, ASM2691426v1 genome encodes:
- the LOC128203122 gene encoding growth factor receptor-bound protein 2-like isoform X3: protein MEATAKHEFNATADDELSFAKGDVLKILSREDDQNWYKAEFNGREGYIPNNYIDLKPHDWFYGRMKRNEAEELLLQKNHNGQFIHPDGAFLVRNSESAPGDFSMSVKFQDGVQHFKILRDGAGKYFLWVVKFNSINELIEYHRRASVSRGQSITLRDMKNLAAQRSPLTGSRDPDDTKFQRGIPELPSQKKVTAMYDFTPQEPGEVYLKKGDEVLVEDEVDKHWWKGTNARTKEAGLFPANYVKDM from the exons ATGGAGGCCACGGCCAAACATGAATTTAATGCTACAGCTGATGACGAATTAAGCTTTGCTAAAGGAGATGTTTTAAAG ATATTGAGTCGAGAAGATGACCAAAACTGGTATAAAGCAGAGTTCAATGGACGCGAAGGATATATACCAAATAACTACATAGACCTGAAGCCACATGA CTGGTTTTATGGCCGCATGAAAAGAAACGAAGCTGAGGAATTattgttacaaaaaaatcataatggACAGTTTATTCATCCGGATGGAGCATTTCTAGTCCGGAACAGTGAAAGTGCACCAGGCGATTTTTCTATGTCCGTCAA atttcaaGATGgagttcaacattttaaaattctCCGAGATGGAGCTGGCAAATATTTCCTATGGGTAGTGAAGTTTAACTCCATAAATGAGTTAATAGAATACCATCGGCGAGCCTCAGTCAGTCGAGGACAGAGCATAACACTAAGGGATATGAAGAACTTGGCTGCACAG CGTTCAccactaacggggtcccgggatcccgatGACACCAAATTTCAAAGAGGAATACCAGAACTTCCAAGTCAG AAAAAGGTTACAGCGATGTACGACTTCACGCCACAGGAGCCTGGGGAAGTGTATCTGAAGAAAGGCGATGAAGTTTTGGTGGAAGACGAGGTGGATAAACACTGGTGGAAGGGAACCAACGCGCGAACAAAGGAAGCTGGACTTTTCCCTGCTAATTATGTGAAAGATATGTGA
- the LOC128244251 gene encoding nucleolar protein 12-like produces MGFDKKKKKLRKKNRQTKSTIVFDEKARKDYLTGFRKRKDERRKKAQEQVQRMIKEDRKLLKQKMKEFETVKTRYQQLPTDLELIAERQVTELPNHTVTITDISDIDLAGHAGTRLGLNQVLDSGSEHNDSEPEEEKPVSLNKHDKALKSIKTKIFKTSKHVKKKSQKKTTKTLSKKERHKKTFQN; encoded by the exons atgggATTcgacaaaaagaagaaaaagttaagaaaaaagaaCAGACAGACTAAATCTACGATAGTTTTTGATGAAAAGGCTAGAAA GGACTATCTGACTGGTTTTAGGAAAAGAAAAGATGAAAGAAGGAAGAAGGCGCAGGAACAAGTTCAAAGAATGATTAAAGAAGATAGAAAACTTTTAAAGCAAAAG ATGAAGGAGTTTGAAACGGTGAAGACTCGGTACCAGCAGTTGCCCACAGATCTTGAGCTGATTGCGGAGAGACAAGTGACAGAACTGCCAAACCATACAGTCACCATCACAGACATTTCTGATATTGACCTTGCTGGACATGCTGGAACAAGGCTTGGACTAAACCAG GTGCTTGATTCAGGCAGTGAACACAATGATAGTGAGCCTGAGGAGGAGAAGCCAGTCTCTCTAAATAAACACGACAAGGCTCTCAA GAGCATCAAGACCAAGattttcaaaacatcaaaacacGTAAAAAAGAAGTCACAGAAAAAGACGACAAAGACATTGTCTAAGAAGGAAAGGCACAAGAAAACTTTCCAAAATTAA
- the LOC128203122 gene encoding growth factor receptor-bound protein 2-like isoform X2 encodes MEATAKHEFNATADDELSFAKGDVLKILSREDDQNWYKAEFNGREGYIPNNYIDLKPHEWFKGNIKRQDAESFLLEKSGGKFAHPDGAFLVRGCESQPGEFSLSVKFQDGVQHFKILRDGAGKYFLWVVKFNSINELIEYHRRASVSRGQSITLRDMKNLAAQGDQSTGLSCLRSPLTGSRDPDDTKFQRGIPELPSQKKVTAMYDFTPQEPGEVYLKKGDEVLVEDEVDKHWWKGTNARTKEAGLFPANYVKDM; translated from the exons ATGGAGGCCACGGCCAAACATGAATTTAATGCTACAGCTGATGACGAATTAAGCTTTGCTAAAGGAGATGTTTTAAAG ATATTGAGTCGAGAAGATGACCAAAACTGGTATAAAGCAGAGTTCAATGGACGCGAAGGATATATACCAAATAACTACATAGACCTGAAGCCACATGA GTGGTTTAAAGGGAATATCAAACGCCAAGATGCAGAGAGTTTTCTTTTGGAAAAGAGTGGTGGGAAATTTGCACACCCGGACGGGGCGTTTCTCGTTCGTGGCTGTGAAAGTCAGCCCGGGGAGTTCTCCCTCTCTGTCAA atttcaaGATGgagttcaacattttaaaattctCCGAGATGGAGCTGGCAAATATTTCCTATGGGTAGTGAAGTTTAACTCCATAAATGAGTTAATAGAATACCATCGGCGAGCCTCAGTCAGTCGAGGACAGAGCATAACACTAAGGGATATGAAGAACTTGGCTGCACAG GGGGATCAGAGTACAGGGCTATCATGTCTG CGTTCAccactaacggggtcccgggatcccgatGACACCAAATTTCAAAGAGGAATACCAGAACTTCCAAGTCAG AAAAAGGTTACAGCGATGTACGACTTCACGCCACAGGAGCCTGGGGAAGTGTATCTGAAGAAAGGCGATGAAGTTTTGGTGGAAGACGAGGTGGATAAACACTGGTGGAAGGGAACCAACGCGCGAACAAAGGAAGCTGGACTTTTCCCTGCTAATTATGTGAAAGATATGTGA
- the LOC128203122 gene encoding growth factor receptor-bound protein 2-like isoform X5, with protein sequence MEATAKHEFNATADDELSFAKGDVLKILSREDDQNWYKAEFNGREGYIPNNYIDLKPHDWFYGRMKRNEAEELLLQKNHNGQFIHPDGAFLVRNSESAPGDFSMSVKFQDGVQHFKILRDGAGKYFLWVVKFNSINELIEYHRRASVSRGQSITLRDMKNLAAQKKVTAMYDFTPQEPGEVYLKKGDEVLVEDEVDKHWWKGTNARTKEAGLFPANYVKDM encoded by the exons ATGGAGGCCACGGCCAAACATGAATTTAATGCTACAGCTGATGACGAATTAAGCTTTGCTAAAGGAGATGTTTTAAAG ATATTGAGTCGAGAAGATGACCAAAACTGGTATAAAGCAGAGTTCAATGGACGCGAAGGATATATACCAAATAACTACATAGACCTGAAGCCACATGA CTGGTTTTATGGCCGCATGAAAAGAAACGAAGCTGAGGAATTattgttacaaaaaaatcataatggACAGTTTATTCATCCGGATGGAGCATTTCTAGTCCGGAACAGTGAAAGTGCACCAGGCGATTTTTCTATGTCCGTCAA atttcaaGATGgagttcaacattttaaaattctCCGAGATGGAGCTGGCAAATATTTCCTATGGGTAGTGAAGTTTAACTCCATAAATGAGTTAATAGAATACCATCGGCGAGCCTCAGTCAGTCGAGGACAGAGCATAACACTAAGGGATATGAAGAACTTGGCTGCACAG AAAAAGGTTACAGCGATGTACGACTTCACGCCACAGGAGCCTGGGGAAGTGTATCTGAAGAAAGGCGATGAAGTTTTGGTGGAAGACGAGGTGGATAAACACTGGTGGAAGGGAACCAACGCGCGAACAAAGGAAGCTGGACTTTTCCCTGCTAATTATGTGAAAGATATGTGA
- the LOC128203122 gene encoding growth factor receptor-bound protein 2-like isoform X4, with protein sequence MEATAKHEFNATADDELSFAKGDVLKILSREDDQNWYKAEFNGREGYIPNNYIDLKPHDWFYGRMKRNEAEELLLQKNHNGQFIHPDGAFLVRNSESAPGDFSMSVKFQDGVQHFKILRDGAGKYFLWVVKFNSINELIEYHRRASVSRGQSITLRDMKNLAAQGDQSTGLSCLKKVTAMYDFTPQEPGEVYLKKGDEVLVEDEVDKHWWKGTNARTKEAGLFPANYVKDM encoded by the exons ATGGAGGCCACGGCCAAACATGAATTTAATGCTACAGCTGATGACGAATTAAGCTTTGCTAAAGGAGATGTTTTAAAG ATATTGAGTCGAGAAGATGACCAAAACTGGTATAAAGCAGAGTTCAATGGACGCGAAGGATATATACCAAATAACTACATAGACCTGAAGCCACATGA CTGGTTTTATGGCCGCATGAAAAGAAACGAAGCTGAGGAATTattgttacaaaaaaatcataatggACAGTTTATTCATCCGGATGGAGCATTTCTAGTCCGGAACAGTGAAAGTGCACCAGGCGATTTTTCTATGTCCGTCAA atttcaaGATGgagttcaacattttaaaattctCCGAGATGGAGCTGGCAAATATTTCCTATGGGTAGTGAAGTTTAACTCCATAAATGAGTTAATAGAATACCATCGGCGAGCCTCAGTCAGTCGAGGACAGAGCATAACACTAAGGGATATGAAGAACTTGGCTGCACAG GGGGATCAGAGTACAGGGCTATCATGTCTG AAAAAGGTTACAGCGATGTACGACTTCACGCCACAGGAGCCTGGGGAAGTGTATCTGAAGAAAGGCGATGAAGTTTTGGTGGAAGACGAGGTGGATAAACACTGGTGGAAGGGAACCAACGCGCGAACAAAGGAAGCTGGACTTTTCCCTGCTAATTATGTGAAAGATATGTGA
- the LOC128203122 gene encoding growth factor receptor-bound protein 2-like isoform X1 codes for MEATAKHEFNATADDELSFAKGDVLKILSREDDQNWYKAEFNGREGYIPNNYIDLKPHDWFYGRMKRNEAEELLLQKNHNGQFIHPDGAFLVRNSESAPGDFSMSVKFQDGVQHFKILRDGAGKYFLWVVKFNSINELIEYHRRASVSRGQSITLRDMKNLAAQGDQSTGLSCLRSPLTGSRDPDDTKFQRGIPELPSQKKVTAMYDFTPQEPGEVYLKKGDEVLVEDEVDKHWWKGTNARTKEAGLFPANYVKDM; via the exons ATGGAGGCCACGGCCAAACATGAATTTAATGCTACAGCTGATGACGAATTAAGCTTTGCTAAAGGAGATGTTTTAAAG ATATTGAGTCGAGAAGATGACCAAAACTGGTATAAAGCAGAGTTCAATGGACGCGAAGGATATATACCAAATAACTACATAGACCTGAAGCCACATGA CTGGTTTTATGGCCGCATGAAAAGAAACGAAGCTGAGGAATTattgttacaaaaaaatcataatggACAGTTTATTCATCCGGATGGAGCATTTCTAGTCCGGAACAGTGAAAGTGCACCAGGCGATTTTTCTATGTCCGTCAA atttcaaGATGgagttcaacattttaaaattctCCGAGATGGAGCTGGCAAATATTTCCTATGGGTAGTGAAGTTTAACTCCATAAATGAGTTAATAGAATACCATCGGCGAGCCTCAGTCAGTCGAGGACAGAGCATAACACTAAGGGATATGAAGAACTTGGCTGCACAG GGGGATCAGAGTACAGGGCTATCATGTCTG CGTTCAccactaacggggtcccgggatcccgatGACACCAAATTTCAAAGAGGAATACCAGAACTTCCAAGTCAG AAAAAGGTTACAGCGATGTACGACTTCACGCCACAGGAGCCTGGGGAAGTGTATCTGAAGAAAGGCGATGAAGTTTTGGTGGAAGACGAGGTGGATAAACACTGGTGGAAGGGAACCAACGCGCGAACAAAGGAAGCTGGACTTTTCCCTGCTAATTATGTGAAAGATATGTGA